In one Nicotiana tomentosiformis chromosome 6, ASM39032v3, whole genome shotgun sequence genomic region, the following are encoded:
- the LOC104118999 gene encoding protein REDUCED CHLOROPLAST COVERAGE 3, protein MAPRSGRGKGNKAKTDKKKKEEKVIPSILDISVVTPYETEVILKGISTDKILDVRKLLAANVETCHFTNYSLSHEVKGPKLNDRLDAATLKPCLLRMVEEDYTEESQAVDHVRRLLDIVACITRFAKAKAGKVTTPSAASSGTESRAKKHKAQRNASGRPASPSDGVAPSSPSASAAQEENEMVAIHPIPKLSDFYEFFSFSNLSPPILSLKRVDCNDAKTRRDGDYFELQIKICNGKTLQVVAAAKGFYTLGKPLMRSHCLVDLLQQLSQAFANAYESLMKAFTEHNKFGNLPYGFRANTWLVPPSVVDSASNFTPLPVEDESWGGNGGGQGGNGEHDHRSWATDFAVLAKLPCKTEEERVVRDRKAFLLHNLFLDVSIFKAVSAIYKVMDSTSRGTSNCALGSVLSEDCIGDLSITVKRDFGDASLKEAKVIGSRDFNESAEDVAQRNLAKGVTADESVVIHDTSSLGMVSVRHCGYTAIVKVVGDIKVDKSLPLDIEIDDQPDGGANALNINSLRLLLNKPMTAGFSGGGQLPQSDLDDHANSMSLVHKIIKDDLSKLKGMDDKSKGSIRWELGSCWVQHLQKQETPSEDTIGNDGKAEPIVKGLGRQFKMLKKRETRPSTVSSMDDNEADDVTASTLNAESGSTELSNGKPKCETEWRRFVSQEAYLRLKESGMDLHLKSVDELVEMAHKYYDEVAIPKLVTDFASLELSPVDGRTLTDFMHLRGLQMRSLGRVVELAEKLPHIQSLCIHEMVTRAFKHVLRAVIASIDNVANLSAAIASSLNFLFGSSTTQDSDENHILKMQWLREFLFERFSWRLKDEFQQLRKLSVLRGLCHKVGLELIPKDYDMESPYPFSKTDVISVVPLCKHVGCSSADGRTLLESSKVALDKGKLEDAVMYGTKALAKLIAVCGPYHRATASAYSLLAVVLYHTGDFNQATIYQQKALDINERELGLDHPDTMKSYGDLSVFYYRLQHIELALKYVNRALFLLHFTCGLSHPNTAATYINVAMMEEGMGNVHIALRYLHEALKCNQRLLGVDHIQTAASYHAIAIALSLMEAYSLSVQHEQTTLQILQAKLGAEDLRTQDAAAWLEYFESKALEQQEAARTGAPRLDATIASKGHLSVSDLLDYISPGQGSKTIEAQRKRRSKVLPVDDQSQKGQHDGRSNNPLDHDVTKNPVTVVEVNKKEDDSEGVATQELEGSNSTKNEESVEINEETSSDEGWQEANSKTRTGHGSGKMFNRRQPGLAKINTNLEYFFPRDSSSRKEVTSQGQKVASKIGLGEFSPVKQLKAASFSSSEKSTKLSAKMTVAEVSRTSNITVLSPPASLATMASKSLSYKEVAVSPPGTVLKPLLEKVEELNEDKTDSQICVSPTETSEEDGKQSVTIEATPANDRDGQGIHEDEGQISGSESEKSSLEPEGVSCSSNEEISLRSNGSKLSAAAEPFNPGAYHLTNMLISAAVTNVYDVRANQGMLTEPVGFPSIAERVPCGPRSSLYHRTSHSHMKNGYVNYQSPVAEISSYDFPRIMNPHAPEFVPSKARPTSAATEDSRVAIDADSSTGLNKSVTIVSAEEKIDKKATIDVRNARSTKSRLHAEREELARQIQNSFIVKSKQNTSDGPSEFPVSTKKSEFLVSAAKASADDSATKLQCGSEGKKELLTEANKYSGAKTVDVNKNKHEDGDGFLPVIKRRRNRRQFAHGINGLYSQQSICA, encoded by the exons AGGACTACACGGAGGAGTCTCAGGCAGTGGATCATGTCCGGAGGTTACTCGACATCGTCGCGTGCATAACACGCTTCGCCAAGGCCAAGGCCGGAAAAGTCACCACTCCCTCCGCCGCCAGCTCAGGTACGGAATCTCGGGCCAAGAAACACAAGGCGCAGCGAAATGCTTCAGGCCGGCCAGCCTCGCCGTCCGATGGAGTGGCACCTTCATCGCCGTCAGCCTCGGCGGCGCAGGAAGAGAATGAAATGGTGGCGATTCATCCAATTCCTAAGCTCTCTGATTTCTACGAGTTCTTCTCTTTCTCTAACCTCTCTCCGCCTATACTAA GTTTGAAAAGAGTTGATTGTAACGATGCTAAAACAAGGCGAGATGGCGATTATTTCGAATTACAG ATTAAGATATGCAATGGGAAGACATTACAAGTGGTTGCAGCAGCAAAAGGTTTCTATACATTGGGGAAGCCACTTATGCGAAGCCATTGCTTGGTTGATCTTCTGCAACAGCTCAGCCAAGCTTTTGCTAAT GCATATGAATCCTTGATGAAGGCCTTTACAGAACATAACAAG TTTGGTAATCTTCCATATGGTTTCCGCGCCAACACATGGCTTGTCCCTCCATCAGTCGTTGATTCTGCGTCAAACTTCACTCCCCTTCCAGTGGAAGATGAGAGTTGGGGTGGCAACGGCGGAGGTCAGGGAGGGAACGGAGAGCATGATCATAGATCATGGGCTACAGATTTTGCAGTACTGGCAAAGCTTCCTTGCAAGACTGAAGAGGAGAGGGTGGTTCGAGACCGAAAGGCTTTTTTGCTTCATAATCTTTTCCTTGACGTCTCTATTTTTAAAGCTGTCTCAGCCATATACAAAGTCATGGATTCTACTTCTAGGGGTACCTCAAATTGTGCTTTGGGTTCAGTACTCTCTGAGGACTGCATTGGTGATTTGTCTATTACAGTTAAGAGAGATTTCGGCGATGCTAGCCTGAAAGAAGCCAAAGTTATCGGCAGTAGAGATTTTAATGAATCTGCTGAGGATGTCGCTCAAAGAAACTTAGCTAAAGGGGTAACTGCCGATGAAAGTGTTGTCATACAT GATACATCCTCATTGGGCATGGTGTCAGTGCGACATTGTGGCTACACTGCAATTGTGAAAGTTGTTGGTGACATTAAAGTGGATAAGAGTCTGCCTCTGGATATCGAAATCGATGATCAACCAGATGGGGGAGCCAATGCACTCAACATCAACAG CTTACGCCTTCTGCTCAACAAGCCAATGACTGCTGGTTTTTCTGGAGGTGGTCAATTGCCCCAGTCTGATTTGGACGACCATGCAAATTCAATGTCTTTGGTCCATAAAATCATTAAGGATGATTTGAGTAAGCTAAAGGGAATGGATGATAAATCCAAAGGGTCCATCAGATGGGAACTTGGTTCTTGTTGGGTTCAGCATCTACAAAAGCAAGAAACACCATCAGAGGACACAATTGGGAATGATGGTAAGGCTGAACCCATAGTTAAGGGACTTGGAAGACAGTTTAAAATGCTCAAAAAGAGGGAAACAAGACCAAGTACTGTAAGTTCCATGGATGACAATGAAGCAGATGATGTGACAGCCAGCACTCTGAACGCAGAAAGTGGCTCGACGGAACTTAGCAATGGCAAACCAAAGTGTGAAACTGAATGGAGGAGATTTGTCTCGCAAGAAGCTTACCTTCGTTTGAAAGAAAGTGGAATGGATCTTCATCTGAAG TCAGTGGATGAACTTGTCGAAATGGCACACAAGTATTATGATGAAGTTGCTATCCCGAAGCTG GTTACAGACTTTGCATCGTTGGAACTTTCTCCAGTTGATGGACGCACCCTTACTGACTTCATGCATCTTAGGGGTTTACAAATGCGTTCTTTGGGTCGTGTG GTTGAACTTGCAGAGAAGCTTCCTCACATACAGTCGCTTTGTATTCATGAGATGGTTACTCGAGCTTTCAAGCATGTACTTAGAGCTGTCATTGCCTCCATTGACAATGTAGCCAACTTATCAGCTGCTATAgcatcatccttaaatttcttgtttgGGTCCTCTACCACACAAGACAGTGATGAAAACCACATTCTCAAGATGCAATGGTTAAGGGAATTTCTTTTTGAAAGATTCAGTTGGAGATTAAAAGATGAATTCCAACAGTTGAGGAAATTGTCGGTCCTCCGCGGACTTTGTCATAAG GTTGGATTAGAGTTGATTCCAAAAGATTATGATATGGAAAGCCCATATCCCTTCAGTAAAACTGATGTTATCAGCGTAGTGCCTTTGTGTAAA CATGTTGGATGCTCTTCTGCTGATGGACGGACTTTACTAGAATCATCTAAGGTTGCCCTTGACAAAGGGAAGTTGGAAGATGCTGTAATGTATGGAACAAAG GCCCTGGCAAAATTGATAGCTGTATGTGGACCCTATCACCGTGCCACTGCAAGTGCATATAGCCTCCTGGCCGTTGTCCTTTATCACACTGGAGACTTCAATCAG gCAACAATCTATCAACAGAAGGCATTGGATATCAATGAGAGGGAGCTAGGACTTGACCATCCAGATACAATGAAAAGTTACGGGGATCTTTCTGTATTCTACTATCGTCTCCAGCACATTGAGTTGGCTCTAAA GTATGTCAACCGAGCCTTATTTCTTCTTCACTTTACATGTGGACTATCTCACCCAAACACAGCTGCTACATACATAAATGTGGCTATGATGGAAGAGGGCATGGGAAATGTGCATATTGCTCTTAGATATCTACATGAAGCCCTTAAGTGCAACCAAAGATTACTGGGAGTAGATCATATACAG ACTGCTGCCAGCTATCATGCCATAGCTATAGCTCTTTCTCTCATGGAAGCATATTCACTGAGTGTGCAACATGAGCAAACTACATTGCAGATTCTTCAAGCAAAACTAGGAGCAGAGGATCTCCGTACTCAG gATGCTGCTGCATGGCTTGAATACTTTGAATCAAAAGCCCTAGAGCAGCAGGAAGCTGCAAGAACTGGAGCTCCAAGATTAGATGCAACCATTGCTAGCAAAGGTCACCTCAG CGTGTCAGATCTATTGGATTACATTAGTCCTGGCCAGGGTTCAAAGACCATTGAAGCACAGAGGAAGCGACGTTCAAAG GTGTTGCCAGTAGATGATCAATCTCAAAAAGGACAGCATGATGGAAGAAGTAACAACCCCTTGGATCATGATGTTACAAAAAATCCTGTGACTGTAGTAGAAGTTAACAAGAAAGAAGACGACTCAGAGGGGGTTGCTACTCAAGAACTTGAAGGCAGCAATAGCACTAAAAATGAGGAATCAGTGGAAATAAATGAAGAAACTAGCTCTGATGAAGGGTGGCAGGAAGCGAATTCGAAAACACGGACGGGGCATGGTAGTGGCAAGATGTTCAACCGAAGGCAACCAGGTCTTGCCAAGATCAATACAAACTTGGAATACTTTTTCCCCCGGGACAGCAGTTCCAGGAAAGAAGTTACTTCACAGGGACAAAAAGTGGCATCTAAGATTGGTTTAGGTGAATTTTCACCTGTAAAGCAACTAAAAGCTGCTAGTTTCAGTTCTTCTGAAAAGTCAACCAAACTCTCAGCTAAAATGACTGTTGCCGAAGTTTCTCGCACATCAAATATCACTGTTCTCTCTCCTCCTGCCTCTCTTGCTACCATGGCTTCCAAATCCTTATCATACAAAGAAGTAGCAGTGTCGCCACCAGGTACGGTTCTAAAGCCTTTATTGGAGAAAGTAGAAGAATTAAATGAGGATAAAACTGATTCCCAGATCTGCGTTAGTCCAACTGAAACATCAGAAGAAGATGGAAAGCAGTCGGTGACCATAGAGGCTACACCTGCCAATGATCGAGACGGACAAGGAATCCATGAAGACGAAGGCCAGATAAGTGGATCTGAGTCAGAGAAATCTTCCCTGGAGCCTGAAGGTGTTTCATGTTCAAGTAATGAGGAAATATCTTTACGATCAAATGGGAGCAAGCTATCTGCGGCTGCTGAACCATTCAATCCAGGTGCCTACCATTTGACCAATATGCTGATTTCTGCTGCTGTGACCAACGTCTATGATGTTAGAGCCAACCAAGGCATGCTTACTGAACCAGTGGGCTTTCCATCAATTGCTGAGAGAGTTCCTTGTGGTCCCAGATCATCTTTGTACCACAGGACAAGCCATTCTCACATGAAAAATGGATATGTGAATTACCAAAGTCCTGTTGCTGAAATAAGCAGTTATGATTTTCCAAGAATCATGAATCCACATGCACCTGAATTTGTTCCAAGTAAAGCACGGCCGACGAGTGCTGCAACTGAAGATTCAAGAGTAGCTATTGATGCTGATTCTTCGACAGGGTTGAATAAGTCGGTCACAATAGTTTCAGCAGAGGAGAAGATTGATAAAAAGGCTACAATTGACGTCAGAAATGCTAGATCAACAAAAAGCAGACTACATGCTGAGAGGGAAGAGCTAGCTAGGCAAATACAAAATAGCTTCATTGTGAAGTCAAAACAGAACACTTCAGATGGCCCAAGTGAATTTCCAGTTAGTACAAAGAAGTCTGAGTTCTTAGTTAGCGCTGCTAAAGCAAGTGCAGATGATAGTGCAACTAAATTGCAATGTGGAAGTGAAGGGAAAAAAGAACTTTTGACAGAAGCAAATAAATATAGCGGGGCAAAGACAGTTGATGTAAATAAAAATAAGCACGAGGATGGAGACGGTTTTTTGCCTGTGATAAAGCGTAGAAGAAACAGGCGACAATTTGCCCATGGAATAAATGGGTTGTACAGTCAGCAGTCAATCTGTGCTTAA
- the LOC104118997 gene encoding DEAD-box ATP-dependent RNA helicase 35-like isoform X2 yields MIMLIIYQWQSAGQLRRKRSFNARGNLKHLKRKKRCPDREYAIAAFKACKKDVLVATDVASKGLDFPDIQHVINYDMPAEIENYVHRIGRTGRCGKTGIATTFINKNQSETTLLYLKHLLQEAKQRIPPVLAELNDPMEDVEEITNASGVKGCAYCGGLGHRIRHCPKLDHQRSQQIANSRRDYFGSGGYRGEI; encoded by the coding sequence ATGATTATGTTGATTATATACCAGTGGCAAAGCGCAGGGCAATTGAGGCGCAAAAGATCCTTCAACGCAAGGGGAAATCTGAAACATTTGAAGAGGAAGAAGAGATGTCCTGATAGAGAATATGCAATTGCGGCATTCAAAGCATGCAAGAAAGATGTCTTAGTTGCCACTGATGTTGCCTCAAAGGGGTTGGATTTTCCTGATATTCAGCATGTGATTAACTATGACATGCCTGCCGAAATTGAAAACTATGTGCACAGGATTGGACGAACAGGACGATGTGGAAAAACAGGAATTGCCACCACATTTATCAACAAGAACCAGAGCGAAACAACATTGCTTTATCTAAAACACTTGTTGCAAGAAGCAAAGCAGAGGATCCCTCCAGTCCTCGCAGAGCTCAATGATCCCATGGAAGACGTAGAAGAAATCACAAATGCAAGTGGAGTAAAGGGTTGTGCATATTGTGGTGGGCTTGGTCATCGTATCCGTCACTGTCCCAAGCTAGACCACCAAAGAAGCCAGCAAATTGCAAATTCAAGGAGGGACTACTTTGGGTCTGGAGGTTATCGTGGAGAAATTTGA
- the LOC104118997 gene encoding DEAD-box ATP-dependent RNA helicase 35-like isoform X1, whose amino-acid sequence MVDHLNMYCACRRWRRKMIMLIIYQWQSAGQLRRKRSFNARGNLKHLKRKKRCPDREYAIAAFKACKKDVLVATDVASKGLDFPDIQHVINYDMPAEIENYVHRIGRTGRCGKTGIATTFINKNQSETTLLYLKHLLQEAKQRIPPVLAELNDPMEDVEEITNASGVKGCAYCGGLGHRIRHCPKLDHQRSQQIANSRRDYFGSGGYRGEI is encoded by the exons ATGGTAGACCACTTAAATATG TATTGTGCTTGTAGGAGATGGAGGAGGAAGATGATTATGTTGATTATATACCAGTGGCAAAGCGCAGGGCAATTGAGGCGCAAAAGATCCTTCAACGCAAGGGGAAATCTGAAACATTTGAAGAGGAAGAAGAGATGTCCTGATAGAGAATATGCAATTGCGGCATTCAAAGCATGCAAGAAAGATGTCTTAGTTGCCACTGATGTTGCCTCAAAGGGGTTGGATTTTCCTGATATTCAGCATGTGATTAACTATGACATGCCTGCCGAAATTGAAAACTATGTGCACAGGATTGGACGAACAGGACGATGTGGAAAAACAGGAATTGCCACCACATTTATCAACAAGAACCAGAGCGAAACAACATTGCTTTATCTAAAACACTTGTTGCAAGAAGCAAAGCAGAGGATCCCTCCAGTCCTCGCAGAGCTCAATGATCCCATGGAAGACGTAGAAGAAATCACAAATGCAAGTGGAGTAAAGGGTTGTGCATATTGTGGTGGGCTTGGTCATCGTATCCGTCACTGTCCCAAGCTAGACCACCAAAGAAGCCAGCAAATTGCAAATTCAAGGAGGGACTACTTTGGGTCTGGAGGTTATCGTGGAGAAATTTGA